The Burkholderiales bacterium sequence ACGACGAGCGCGACGAGCGCGAGAGCGGCGATCGCGATCCAGCGCAGGGGCCGCATCGGCGTTCCCGGCGTCAGGTCCGGCGGGCGCTGCGCACCCGCAGGTTCGGCGCGACCGATACCACCTTCGCCCCCGCCACGCAGTCGACGAAATAGCGCCTGCGTCCGCCGATCTCCTCCTCGACGAGCCCGTGGATGTCGGTGTCGAAGCCGGGAAAGCGCTCGTTGAAGTCGCGGGCGAACTGCAGGTACTTCACGATCTGCCGGTTGAACCGCTCGCCCGGGATGAGCAGCGGAATGCCCGGCGGATAGGGCGTCACCAGCGCGCTCGTGATGCGCCCCTCGAGGTCGTCGATCTCGACCCGTTCGATCTCGCGGTGGGCCATGCGCGCGAACGCGTCGGCGGGCTTCATCGCGGGCTCGAGGTTCGACACGTACATCTCGGTGGTGATGCGCCCGATGTCGTTCGCGCGGTAGACGCCGTGGATCGCGTCGCAGATCTCGCGCAGGCCGACCTTCTCGTAGCGCGGATGCGCGGCGACGAACTCCGGCAGCACGCGCCACAGCGGCAGGTTGCGGTCGTAGTCGTCCTTGAACTGCTGCAGCTCGGTCACCATCGAGTTCCAGCGGCCCTTGGTGATGCCGATGGTGAACATGATGAAGAACGAGTAGAGCCCGGTCTTCTCGACGATGATGCCGTGCTCCGCGAGGTAGCGCGTGACGATCGCCGCCGGGATCCCCGGGTCCGCGAAATCTCCGTCGACGTCGAGCCCCGGCGTCAGCACGGTGGCCTTGATCGGGTCGAGCATGTTGAACCCCGGCGCGAGGTCGCCGAAGCCGTGCCAGCGCTCGTTCGCCTCGAGCATCCAGTCCTCGCGGTTGCCGATGCCCTCGGCCGCCAGATGGTCCGGGCCCCAGACCTTGAACCACCACGAGTCGCCGAACTCCCCCTCGACCTTGCGCATCGCGCGGCGGAAGTCGAGCGCCTCGCGGATCGACTCTTCGACCAGCGCCGTGCCGCCGGGCGGCTCCATCATCGCCGCCGCGACGTCGCAGGACGCGATGATCGCGTACTGCGGCGAGGTCGACGTGTGCATCAGGTAGGCCTCGTTGAAGCGGAAGCGGTCGAGCTGCCGCGTTTCCGAGTTCTGCACGAGGATCTGCGAGGCCTGCGAGAGCCCGGCGAGCAGCTTGTGCGTCGACTGGGTCGAGAACACGAGCGCGTCCTTCGA is a genomic window containing:
- a CDS encoding arginine/lysine/ornithine decarboxylase gives rise to the protein MKFRFPVVIIDEDYRSENASGLGIRALARAIEAEGVEVLGVTSYGDLAQFAQQQSRASAFILSIDDEEFTPGPELDPAVVNLRNFIREIRVRNADIPIYLYGETRTSSHLPNDILRELHGFIHMFEDTPEFVARHIIRESKTYLDGLAPPFFRALTHYASDGSYSWHCPGHSGGVAFLKSPVGQMFHQFFGENLLRADVCNAVDELGQLLDHSGPVAASERNAARIFNADDLFFVTNGTSTSNKMVWHATVAPGDVVVVDRNCHVSILHAITMTGAIPVFLTPTRNNLGIIGPIPKDEFRWENIQKKIRAHPFARDVKTNPRILTITQSTYDGVVYNVDTIKELTGEHIDTLHFDEAWLPHAAFHDFYRGMHAIGRDRPRSKDALVFSTQSTHKLLAGLSQASQILVQNSETRQLDRFRFNEAYLMHTSTSPQYAIIASCDVAAAMMEPPGGTALVEESIREALDFRRAMRKVEGEFGDSWWFKVWGPDHLAAEGIGNREDWMLEANERWHGFGDLAPGFNMLDPIKATVLTPGLDVDGDFADPGIPAAIVTRYLAEHGIIVEKTGLYSFFIMFTIGITKGRWNSMVTELQQFKDDYDRNLPLWRVLPEFVAAHPRYEKVGLREICDAIHGVYRANDIGRITTEMYVSNLEPAMKPADAFARMAHREIERVEIDDLEGRITSALVTPYPPGIPLLIPGERFNRQIVKYLQFARDFNERFPGFDTDIHGLVEEEIGGRRRYFVDCVAGAKVVSVAPNLRVRSARRT